The following nucleotide sequence is from Juglans microcarpa x Juglans regia isolate MS1-56 chromosome 6D, Jm3101_v1.0, whole genome shotgun sequence.
atatatatatatatatatatatatatatatgttgaagtGGGGTTGGGGTTAAAACCCATTGCGCCCCCCGCCCACGTTGGGGGCACCAGATGTAGACGACCCCCCTGCATCTGGTGGATGGGGTTCCGCCTCGTCCATGTGAGGGCGGGGCGAACGGATGCAGAGCCCCGCTACCCATCCCTACTCATCTCATTCCCAACCATCTCCTAAGTATCATGTACAATaatcaagttttaaattttatttaatctaaAAGGATTAAcatattaatgttattttttttaaaaaaatttatattctcatACCAGTATGTAGAACATATatagtaaatatttatttaacataattttattttaaaaataaattttaagatttaaattttacaagtcaaattttatcatttaagtcATATAAATAATGTCCTCTACACATCGACTTGAAATTCTGAAAATAgaatagttatattttttaacccttATTCTATTTTTGCGAGAAAATCCTATTGCATCATAGGTTCAAGTTTGTGtatatcattataaattaacgtgaaaAATACACATTTCATATTAttgatataacataattttatttgagtGAAAACTTATTCCAAATTGAATCCAAtatttctaaataataataaaatataattttataaccaAATTTGACTAGAGTCATGGACCATGGATTGGATTGGACCAAACCCAGTTTTACAGCACCGGCTTTCACAAGGGCCCAACCCAATCTCAAAACCCTATAAAAGGAGGGAAGTCACTAATTCCACATCGAAACACTGTTGTGTGTACCTCAGTCTTCACTCCTCAAGCCTACGGTTGTTAGGGTTAGGGCTCTTAACTCTGGAGATTCTTCTTCCCCTCCTTCACTCTCATCCAATGGACCCAACAAAGAAGCGTAAGCTCGAAGAGAACGGTGTCGTCCCCTCCACAGAAAACGACTCCTCCCACCCGAAACTCACCCCCGAAGACGTCCGCAAATTAGTCGACCGCATCGACAAGGACAAGCTCATCGATATCGTGGCGGCCGCTGCTTCCCGCCACGCCGACGTTCTGGACGGCGTCAGATCCCTCGCCGACTCCGATGCCTCCCAGCGCAAGCTCTTCATCCGCGGCCTCGGCTGGGACACCACCACGGATGGCCTCCGCAGCCTCTTCTCCTCCTACGGCGAGCTCGAGGAGGCCGTCGTTATCCTCGACAAGCAGACCGGTAAGTCTAAGGGATACGGCTTCGTCACCTTCAAGCACGTAGACGGCGCGTTCCTCGCTCTGAAGGAGCCCAGCAAGCGGATTGACGGTCGCGTGACCGTTACGCAGCTCGCCGCCGCAGGGAACTCTGGTAACAACGTAAACGCGAACTCAGCAGACGTGTCGATGCGGAAGATCTACGTCTGGGAGGTTCCGCATGACATGTCTCCGGATAAGCTGTTGTCCCACTTCTCGTCGTACGGGGAGATCGAAGAGGGGCCTTTGGGGTTCGACAGGTTCACTGGGAAGTCGAAGGGTTTCGCTCTCTTCGTGTATAAGACCGCCGAGGGAGCACAGATGGCGTTGGCTAATCCGGTGAAGACGATCGACGGGAGGCAGTTGAATTGTAAATTGGCGAACGCAGATGGGAAGAAAGGAAAGCAAGGAGGGCCGCCCGGACAAGTCGGGCCAGATGGTGTTCCGGGCCAACTTTCGGGTACTGGGAATGACGGGATGGGTATGGGTATGGGTATGGGTATGGGTATGGGAATGGGAATGGCGCAGGGTCCGATTCCAGGGTCGCAGTACGGCGGGCCAGGCTCAATCGGCACGTATGGAGCGTTTCCTGGTGCACCGCCGATGGGGAATCATTCAATGAACTCGTCCTCGTTGGGTGGGCCGGGGCTGTCTTCAGTTAATAGCCAGGCGCCATCGTCTTTGGGTGGGACTGCTGGCTATGGTACTGGGCTAGCTGGGCCGTATGGTGGGTATGGGGGCATTGGTGGGACTAGTGGGGGTTTGGGCGCTGGTGCTGCTTCGGGTGGGTCCTCTTCGTTGTATAGATTTCCGCCAAGTTCGGTGGGAATGCCCTCTGGTGGGTATCCGGACAGTGCGCATTATAGCTTGACGTCATCGGCGGGGTATCCGACTCAGCACCACCAGCCAGCCGGAACCTCGCCGGTGCCAAGGGTTCCACCTAGTGGAGGAATGTACCCTAACGTGCCGCATTATTTTTGAGGTAATTTGTTCTTTGCTGCCTTTTGCTTTCTATCTGCCGAGATTGTGTTCATATTTGCTTTTATTTGGCGCTTTATTCGTCCGACTTGGTTCCATGATATGGATTTGCTTGTTGATGCTTTTTGTCTTGTTGCATGTTGGCCTGGCTGTATGTTCTGGCTTGTTCCTTGGGATTTCATTTTGTTGTGTACGTACTTCTGTTGCTGTGCCTGTCTCCGTGcgtttgttgttgttgtttttttttttttttttttttgtgtactttttgtgaaagtttgaagtcTTAAAAGTCACTAGTGTTAAGTGGTAATGGGGTGAGCATGCGTATTTGTAGTAATGAAGTCTGCGATTCTGTTGGCAGTGATCGTCACTgactttgtatttattttttgtggtcgTTTTGGTTTATATGGAGTTGTTTTATATATGCAAGCTAACCTGCTTGTTTAAAATAGTATGCTGGTactgataaaagaaaatagtatGCTGGCAGTTTATTGGGCTTCTGGATAACAAAATTATGGAAAATAAAGTTTTCTATGGTTTTTTGCGTGGCAATCAACCTGTGAAACGACTTTTTATTTCCCTTATGACAAAGTATAATGATTAATGACTTTTTTAACTTGAACCTGGATGCTGATTTCTGACTACCAAATTGTGCCAGCAACTGGAATGGTATAAGATTTAAACTTGTAGCCCctttgtttggtttatattcAAATGACTTATTGCTTGATACTAATGACTAGTTTGGTGACAAGTATCAAAcctttttgttatatatatttgagataatATACTTCTGTAGGTCCAAAGTGATGATATTTGATATGGGCCTTGTTTGCCTACAGGAGCAAAGTGATTTTGAGGTCTATCATTGATTTTGATAAATCTTGATAGACCTTCTCCACGTTTTTTTTGTTGGCTTAATAGATCACATTGCGCTATGCATTTACGTTACTTGATATGGTCATCTGTTTTAGAACTCCTGGTAGTCGAATTTGGTGGGTCAATATGTATATAAGCCTAGTTGCTCTGTGATACTGGATACACTTGATTCTGATATCTTGCTTACCAGGAGCTTGTTTGTTATGACATCTTAGCTCTAATTGGATTGTGACAAATAAAATATGGAAACACATATGTTGCTTTTGCTTTGTCAATGCTGTAATTTGGTTCATTCTTTTTTCTCGAGTTTAGCTGGACACTTGTCTACATCAGATTTTCTTCAGAGCCGGTTGGGCTGAAAGCCtgctaattattaatttgagttGAACCCATAAGGTTTGGCTCAAGTTgtaagggccttggtcttgTTACCATGCTGCTCcctccaagtctaaggttcaaattctcaagtgcaaacaatttttaggggCTATCGAACTAGGAGAagttccccttgaattaccctaggtacacttgcaggaaactccttgtcAAGAGCCTGTGCACCCTTGGAGAcacggtgccaataaaaaaaattattaatttgaattgtcttgttttttcaaataatttggcATTAAGATTATTTGCGTATTACAAATTGCATGGAGGGTTGAGTTTTCACATTATTTAGCATATGTTGATCTTTGATGCTTCTCCTCGGAGAGTATCTTTGTGATGCTTGTATGTGGGTTTTTTCctgttaaaataattatacttgtCACACTGCAATTGTAGCAATTTAACCAAAAATGGATCAAGTAAAGGCTTGGAAGATTGAAACTGATGTTGCTTCCAGTATGATACTCATATGCTCTGTTTAATGCAACCTTCATATTTGTCGTTGCCCATGTGCAAATGTGGAAGGCTTGTTATTAGTTTATcttggaatatttaattaacatttttaatacaAAGTCCGGTTCTAGTTATGCATC
It contains:
- the LOC121234587 gene encoding UBP1-associated protein 2C-like yields the protein MDPTKKRKLEENGVVPSTENDSSHPKLTPEDVRKLVDRIDKDKLIDIVAAAASRHADVLDGVRSLADSDASQRKLFIRGLGWDTTTDGLRSLFSSYGELEEAVVILDKQTGKSKGYGFVTFKHVDGAFLALKEPSKRIDGRVTVTQLAAAGNSGNNVNANSADVSMRKIYVWEVPHDMSPDKLLSHFSSYGEIEEGPLGFDRFTGKSKGFALFVYKTAEGAQMALANPVKTIDGRQLNCKLANADGKKGKQGGPPGQVGPDGVPGQLSGTGNDGMGMGMGMGMGMGMGMAQGPIPGSQYGGPGSIGTYGAFPGAPPMGNHSMNSSSLGGPGLSSVNSQAPSSLGGTAGYGTGLAGPYGGYGGIGGTSGGLGAGAASGGSSSLYRFPPSSVGMPSGGYPDSAHYSLTSSAGYPTQHHQPAGTSPVPRVPPSGGMYPNVPHYF